In Actinomyces sp. zg-332, the following proteins share a genomic window:
- the ftsZ gene encoding cell division protein FtsZ, producing MTYSDSNYGDNLLGGYEEEPFAPPADAVIKVVGVGGGGTNAINRMVEDGVKGVEFVAINTDTKALTISNADAKIDIGQKSTRGLGAGADPAVGRKAAEEDVKYIQDALQGADMIFITVGEGGGTGTGAAPIVAKVAKESGALTVGVVTRPFNFEGKRRAEQAQQGIENLMKEVDSLIVIPNERLLQMDQDDMSVVEAFKCADGILRAGVQGITDLIKNTGVINLDFADVRSILSNSGTAIMGIGSAAGENRTTRATELAMSSPILERSITGAMGVLINIQSGTDLGIKETENAVKMVKNEAAADANIIYGHDIDDRFGDEVTVTIIAAGFKDVDPTAEQKTKLAIPTQAPAIAVPKRQIPEADRTVEEPKEEPIPVPLDVVEQTYVARPLRTSTPEYTEEAVPSSKYAEGVSSYTTGENPYQHPSLEVPSFEEESQSADLDIPDFLR from the coding sequence GTGACATACTCAGATAGCAATTATGGAGATAATCTTCTTGGGGGATACGAAGAAGAACCTTTTGCTCCACCTGCTGATGCTGTTATCAAGGTAGTTGGTGTTGGTGGCGGTGGAACAAACGCTATCAATAGAATGGTTGAAGATGGAGTTAAAGGTGTTGAATTTGTAGCAATTAACACCGATACTAAAGCTTTGACAATTTCTAATGCTGACGCAAAGATTGACATTGGACAAAAAAGCACACGTGGACTAGGTGCTGGTGCAGATCCAGCAGTTGGTCGCAAGGCCGCTGAAGAGGACGTAAAGTACATTCAGGACGCTTTGCAGGGTGCAGACATGATTTTCATCACTGTTGGTGAAGGTGGCGGTACAGGTACAGGTGCTGCTCCAATAGTAGCTAAAGTGGCAAAAGAATCTGGTGCTTTGACAGTTGGTGTTGTAACTCGTCCATTCAACTTTGAAGGTAAGCGTCGTGCAGAACAAGCTCAGCAAGGTATCGAAAACTTGATGAAGGAAGTTGACTCTTTGATTGTCATTCCTAACGAACGCTTATTACAAATGGATCAAGACGACATGTCTGTTGTTGAAGCTTTCAAATGTGCTGACGGTATTTTGCGTGCGGGTGTTCAAGGTATAACTGACTTGATTAAGAACACTGGTGTTATTAACTTAGACTTTGCTGATGTTAGAAGCATTTTATCTAACTCAGGCACAGCAATTATGGGTATTGGGTCAGCAGCTGGTGAAAACCGTACAACACGTGCTACTGAATTAGCTATGTCGTCCCCTATTCTGGAGCGCTCAATAACAGGGGCAATGGGTGTACTAATTAACATTCAATCTGGTACAGATTTAGGTATTAAAGAAACTGAAAATGCTGTAAAGATGGTAAAGAACGAAGCAGCAGCTGACGCCAACATTATTTACGGACATGATATTGATGACCGTTTTGGCGATGAAGTAACTGTAACCATTATTGCTGCTGGATTTAAAGACGTTGACCCTACAGCAGAACAGAAAACAAAGCTAGCTATTCCAACTCAAGCTCCAGCTATCGCAGTGCCTAAGCGACAGATTCCTGAAGCTGACCGCACAGTTGAAGAGCCTAAGGAAGAACCAATTCCAGTTCCTCTAGATGTAGTTGAGCAGACTTACGTTGCTCGTCCTTTACGTACTAGCACACCAGAATACACTGAAGAAGCAGTACCTTCTTCAAAGTATGCTGAGGGTGTTTCATCTTACACTACTGGTGAAAATCCATATCAGCACCCTTCACTAGAAGTTCCTTCTTTTGAAGAAGAGTCACAGTCTGCTGACTTGGATATTCCTGATTTCCTACGCTAA
- a CDS encoding RluA family pseudouridine synthase — MATKILPLPDGLDNERVDVAVSRLFGFSRSVSANMIEDGKVSANFQPVLKTSQKLKAGVILEVEIEEEKPYETEITPVEGMDIVYDDEDIVVVNKPAGVAAHTGVGWDGPTVIGALASSGYRISTSGPVERKGIVHRLDAGTSGLMVVAKSELAYTKMKWAFKDRKVKKIYHALVQGQIEPHSATIDAPIGRHPGREWKMAVMSNGKEAITHYDLLEMMSNASLLKINLQTGRTHQIRVHMQAIGHPCVGDPTYGADTALVQKLGLVRQWLHAKELSFEHPRTNEKLHFTCEYPQDLQNVLDSFRQT, encoded by the coding sequence GTGGCTACTAAAATTCTTCCTTTGCCAGATGGGCTAGATAATGAGCGTGTAGATGTCGCTGTATCTAGGCTATTTGGATTTTCACGTTCGGTTTCAGCAAATATGATTGAAGATGGCAAGGTTAGTGCTAATTTTCAACCAGTTTTAAAGACTTCTCAAAAATTAAAAGCTGGCGTCATATTGGAAGTTGAAATTGAGGAAGAAAAACCTTATGAAACTGAGATAACTCCAGTTGAGGGCATGGATATTGTTTATGACGATGAAGATATTGTCGTTGTGAATAAGCCTGCAGGGGTAGCTGCTCATACAGGAGTTGGTTGGGATGGGCCGACCGTTATAGGTGCTTTGGCTTCTAGTGGGTATCGTATTTCTACTTCTGGTCCTGTAGAACGTAAGGGGATTGTACATCGTCTTGATGCTGGTACATCTGGGCTGATGGTTGTTGCTAAGTCAGAGCTTGCTTATACGAAAATGAAATGGGCTTTTAAAGATCGCAAAGTTAAGAAAATATATCATGCTTTAGTTCAAGGGCAGATTGAGCCTCATAGTGCGACCATTGACGCACCTATTGGCAGACATCCAGGTCGTGAGTGGAAAATGGCAGTTATGTCTAATGGTAAAGAAGCTATAACGCACTATGATTTACTTGAAATGATGAGCAATGCTTCTTTGCTTAAGATTAACTTACAGACTGGGCGCACACATCAGATTAGGGTACATATGCAAGCTATTGGTCACCCTTGCGTTGGTGATCCTACTTATGGTGCTGATACTGCTCTGGTTCAAAAACTTGGGCTTGTGCGTCAATGGTTACATGCTAAAGAGTTAAGTTTTGAGCATCCTAGAACTAATGAAAAGCTACATTTTACTTGTGAATATCCACAAGACTTACAAAACGTATTAGATAGCTTTAGACAAACATAA
- a CDS encoding cell division protein SepF: MVFKGFFGSNDEVRQDDEFDMDFIDSYDEDRMSEVYEMPESEVGDISRIVTIHPNNYADARKVGEAFRENVPVIMNLSHMNDADAKRMVDFSSGLIFGLRGSIERITNRVFLLSPAYIEISRSEDEDM, translated from the coding sequence ATGGTGTTTAAAGGCTTTTTTGGGTCTAATGATGAAGTTAGACAAGATGATGAATTTGATATGGATTTCATTGATTCATACGATGAAGATAGAATGTCTGAAGTATATGAAATGCCAGAGTCTGAAGTTGGAGATATCTCTCGTATAGTGACTATACATCCAAATAATTATGCTGATGCTAGGAAAGTGGGAGAAGCATTTCGTGAAAATGTTCCTGTGATAATGAATTTATCCCACATGAATGATGCTGATGCTAAACGAATGGTAGATTTTTCTTCAGGTTTAATTTTTGGTTTGCGTGGTAGTATCGAACGTATAACTAATAGAGTCTTCTTACTATCTCCAGCTTATATTGAGATATCTAGGAGTGAAGACGAGGATATGTAA
- the lspA gene encoding signal peptidase II, protein MITWILSGLLVLIVYQVATIMLNKGKIKINKKVVALFYIIAIISFALDYLTKYLAESNLSTSKVPLLGNFLYLKLTYNDGAAFSILSGNAWVFTVVAIVFTLFISYVAPKINSSLWALTLGMLFGGLLGNLFDRLFRAPYYGQGSVVDFIGYGNWFVGNVADIFIVVSIIGLILLEIFDIECIYSQSDTDSSENDNLVQEK, encoded by the coding sequence TTGATAACTTGGATATTATCAGGCTTATTGGTACTTATTGTGTATCAAGTTGCAACTATTATGTTGAATAAAGGTAAAATTAAAATTAATAAAAAAGTTGTTGCCTTATTTTACATTATTGCGATTATAAGTTTTGCTTTAGACTATTTGACGAAATATTTAGCTGAATCTAATTTATCTACAAGTAAAGTACCTCTTTTAGGTAACTTTTTGTATTTGAAACTCACCTATAATGATGGTGCTGCTTTTTCAATATTGTCTGGTAATGCTTGGGTATTTACTGTTGTTGCTATAGTTTTCACTCTATTCATATCTTATGTTGCGCCTAAAATAAATTCTTCGCTTTGGGCGTTGACGTTGGGAATGCTATTTGGTGGATTACTTGGGAATTTGTTTGACAGGTTATTTAGAGCTCCATATTACGGTCAAGGTAGTGTAGTTGACTTTATTGGATATGGTAATTGGTTTGTAGGTAACGTTGCTGATATTTTCATTGTAGTATCTATTATTGGTTTAATACTGCTAGAAATTTTTGATATAGAATGTATCTATTCTCAAAGTGATACTGATAGCTCTGAGAACGATAATCTTGTACAAGAGAAGTAG
- the pgeF gene encoding peptidoglycan editing factor PgeF, with protein sequence MSNMQFLYAPLGPNSKAVFTTNLGGVSLGSYAGKDDGGLNLGKHVGDDSEKVELNRRQVADFFEVEFAFMDQTHTDIVQICEDEYSLCNADSIVVIHKNRMSERVLVPTVMVADCVPVLLSNRKGDISAAVHVGRQGMVNQILPKTLNKLFEMGIKSEELYAAIGPSICGNCYEVDEKVYVDCVSVEPNSAWLTPQKTDAINVYNAVLDQLSRNNIVNIETVDVCTFEDDRFYSYRRSKVCGRQIGFVLPMNNEE encoded by the coding sequence ATGAGTAATATGCAGTTTCTATATGCTCCTTTAGGGCCTAATTCTAAAGCTGTTTTTACCACTAATCTTGGGGGAGTTTCTCTGGGATCTTACGCTGGTAAAGACGATGGAGGTTTGAACCTTGGAAAGCATGTGGGTGACGATAGTGAAAAGGTAGAGTTAAACCGTAGGCAAGTTGCTGACTTTTTCGAAGTAGAATTTGCTTTCATGGACCAAACTCACACTGATATTGTTCAAATATGTGAAGATGAATATTCTTTATGTAATGCCGATAGCATTGTTGTCATACATAAAAATAGAATGTCCGAAAGAGTGTTAGTACCAACTGTAATGGTAGCTGACTGCGTACCTGTGCTTTTATCTAATCGCAAAGGCGACATTAGTGCAGCTGTTCATGTTGGTAGACAAGGAATGGTCAATCAGATTTTACCTAAGACTTTGAATAAGCTGTTTGAAATGGGAATAAAATCTGAAGAGCTGTATGCTGCAATAGGACCTTCTATCTGCGGAAACTGCTATGAAGTTGATGAAAAAGTTTACGTTGATTGTGTTAGTGTTGAACCAAATTCTGCTTGGTTGACCCCTCAAAAAACTGACGCAATCAACGTGTACAATGCAGTTTTAGATCAGCTGTCAAGAAATAATATAGTAAATATTGAAACTGTCGATGTATGTACTTTTGAAGATGATAGGTTTTACTCATATCGTCGTTCTAAAGTATGCGGACGTCAAATAGGCTTTGTTTTACCTATGAATAATGAGGAGTAG
- a CDS encoding DivIVA domain-containing protein: MALLSTDDVLNKRFSITKFREGYDQDEVDDFLDEIVETLGRLQDEKEELLAKIEELSNGAAPQAQAPVEEETEAEEVEEAPAQPQVPVVSNEEPAAATSVLVLAQKVHDEYVNNARQEADRIVGDARESATKIIKDAESASAQTMEKLSADRAEVEKTISRLEKFESDYRTQMRGHLEGLLKDLNSPIEM; this comes from the coding sequence ATGGCATTGCTTAGCACTGATGATGTGTTGAATAAGCGCTTTAGTATTACTAAGTTCCGTGAAGGATACGATCAGGATGAAGTTGACGATTTTCTAGATGAAATCGTAGAAACACTTGGTAGACTTCAAGATGAAAAAGAAGAATTGCTTGCAAAGATTGAAGAGTTGAGCAATGGAGCTGCACCACAAGCACAAGCACCTGTTGAAGAAGAAACAGAAGCTGAAGAAGTAGAAGAAGCTCCTGCACAGCCACAGGTACCTGTTGTTTCAAACGAAGAGCCAGCTGCAGCAACAAGCGTTCTAGTACTAGCTCAGAAGGTACATGATGAGTACGTAAATAATGCTCGTCAAGAAGCTGACCGCATTGTGGGCGATGCTCGTGAATCAGCAACAAAGATTATTAAGGACGCTGAGAGCGCATCAGCACAGACAATGGAGAAGTTGTCAGCTGATCGTGCTGAAGTAGAAAAGACAATTTCACGTCTTGAAAAGTTCGAATCTGATTACCGTACACAAATGCGTGGTCATTTGGAAGGTTTGTTGAAGGACTTGAACTCTCCAATCGAAATGTAG
- a CDS encoding YggT family protein: MFYFFYILRKILQAYMFLLLATVILSWVDLIPMKYETRLKVYKVKSFLDKFVIPITGKIDKVVKPIEIGEIRLSLSTVILFFMVMLLDSFVIYLVGLYASWRYGVSF; the protein is encoded by the coding sequence ATGTTTTATTTCTTTTATATATTACGTAAAATATTGCAAGCGTATATGTTTTTACTTTTAGCAACTGTAATTTTAAGCTGGGTTGATTTGATACCAATGAAATACGAAACACGTCTAAAAGTGTATAAAGTGAAGTCGTTTTTAGATAAGTTTGTTATACCAATAACTGGTAAAATTGATAAAGTAGTTAAGCCAATTGAAATTGGTGAGATTAGGTTGTCTCTTTCCACTGTTATTTTGTTTTTCATGGTAATGCTATTGGATAGCTTTGTTATATATTTAGTAGGTTTGTACGCTAGCTGGAGATATGGTGTTTCTTTCTAG
- a CDS encoding cell division protein FtsQ/DivIB → MKQPKLPKDGQNNTPKVTSSSFRRKSTDNVSDNSVRKNSDRVNSKNRYVSNTSRSNAGNIDSTNLKGKSTESFTSDKPSIKDKFSKVSKKFSSNTPKKERVRADKISKSSREKNALKTNVSKVNSRENADRFYSRLSGFSFKTFYENFTYHPHMENIDSLGETFSSNTSDNTKSKRRIFKTNSDYKRDNAKRELKDFGRSKVKSLKSEFFPEINQEDKNIKFDIPITDTKILKNSSVSGLEDSHTILIDNSEDTTEDNAKASVEEVTSFQKYVEYRKDKITPNLSFPNSIKYISKPINNVTHSLRDRLVDNKKKLRITNLKKFSLWGLGALSICILGYLVYGSSLFSLDKSEIALLSKPIHVQEKDLRTALNDYVDAPLPSLSSAALESEIERKFVWVKKAKVSKQWPNGLAVSLVEREGVAVAKNGNSFVLLDPTGRQLETLDKPQEGIPLVDIPLNNKKTKESLNAVLNVLGAVPAKERAVVVQAKASDKDNVEFELQGGIKVIWGSNSDNKLKAKVLEILRGKQAKIIDVSTPSKPVTIL, encoded by the coding sequence TTGAAACAACCTAAGTTGCCAAAAGATGGACAAAATAATACTCCTAAAGTTACTAGTAGTAGTTTTAGGAGGAAGAGTACAGATAACGTTTCTGATAATTCTGTGCGCAAAAATTCAGATAGGGTAAATAGTAAAAATAGGTATGTAAGTAATACGTCTAGAAGTAATGCTGGCAATATAGATTCCACAAATTTAAAAGGTAAATCTACTGAGAGTTTTACTAGTGATAAACCGAGTATAAAAGATAAATTTAGCAAGGTATCTAAAAAGTTTTCCTCAAATACGCCGAAAAAAGAACGCGTTAGAGCTGATAAAATATCAAAATCTTCTCGCGAGAAAAATGCTCTTAAAACTAATGTCTCAAAAGTAAATTCTAGGGAAAATGCTGATAGGTTTTATTCTCGTTTATCTGGCTTTTCATTTAAAACTTTTTATGAAAACTTCACCTACCATCCACATATGGAAAATATAGACTCTCTAGGTGAAACTTTTAGTTCAAATACTTCTGATAACACTAAAAGTAAGCGTAGAATCTTTAAAACAAATTCTGATTATAAACGTGATAATGCTAAAAGGGAATTAAAAGATTTTGGGCGTAGTAAAGTTAAATCTCTCAAATCAGAGTTTTTCCCTGAGATAAATCAAGAGGATAAGAATATTAAGTTCGATATTCCTATCACGGATACTAAAATTTTAAAAAATTCTTCTGTTAGCGGTTTAGAAGATAGTCATACTATTTTAATAGATAATTCTGAGGATACGACAGAAGATAATGCTAAAGCTTCAGTTGAAGAAGTGACGTCTTTTCAAAAATATGTTGAGTATAGGAAAGATAAGATTACGCCTAATTTGTCATTTCCTAATTCGATAAAGTATATTTCTAAACCTATTAATAACGTTACTCATAGTTTACGTGATCGTTTAGTAGATAATAAGAAAAAGTTACGTATAACTAACCTCAAGAAATTTAGCTTGTGGGGTTTGGGTGCTTTGAGTATATGTATTTTAGGGTACTTGGTGTATGGCTCTAGTTTATTCTCCCTAGATAAATCTGAGATTGCACTGCTATCTAAACCAATACACGTACAAGAAAAAGATTTACGAACAGCTTTAAATGACTATGTTGATGCTCCTTTGCCTAGTTTATCTTCTGCTGCTTTAGAATCTGAAATTGAGCGCAAGTTTGTTTGGGTAAAAAAAGCGAAAGTGTCTAAACAGTGGCCTAATGGTTTAGCTGTCAGTTTAGTGGAACGTGAGGGCGTGGCTGTGGCAAAGAATGGGAATTCTTTTGTACTGCTTGACCCTACAGGCAGACAGCTAGAAACTTTAGATAAGCCTCAAGAGGGTATCCCGCTGGTTGATATTCCTTTGAATAACAAAAAAACTAAAGAGTCTTTAAATGCCGTTTTGAATGTTCTAGGAGCTGTGCCTGCTAAAGAAAGGGCTGTCGTGGTGCAGGCTAAGGCATCTGATAAGGACAATGTTGAGTTCGAACTACAAGGCGGAATTAAGGTTATTTGGGGATCTAATTCTGATAATAAGTTGAAAGCTAAAGTTTTAGAAATTTTACGTGGAAAACAAGCTAAAATAATTGATGTTTCAACTCCTTCAAAGCCAGTTACTATTTTGTGA